The proteins below are encoded in one region of Cololabis saira isolate AMF1-May2022 chromosome 13, fColSai1.1, whole genome shotgun sequence:
- the eps15 gene encoding epidermal growth factor receptor substrate 15 isoform X1, translating to MTAVGNTMAAPLSLTQLSSGNPIYDKYYRQVDPTGSGRVAAGDAALFLKRSGLADLVLGKIWDLADSERKGSLNKQQFFIALRLVACAQNGLEVALKSLNVAVPPPKFHDTSSPLLAGGGGTDIPWVVKPEEKIKYDAIFESLGPVGGMLSGDKVKPVLLNSKLPVDILGRVWELSDLDRDGMLDKDEFSVAMYLVYRALEGENVPMSLPPPLVPPSKRKKPVVPPVMPLLPSPPSVKDSRSSHAGSKSMPHPPKPTPAPAPAPAPTPAAVPWVVSPAEKAKYDELFTKTDGDMDGLVSGPEVRDIFLKTGLPSATLARIWELCDIGDIGKLTREQFALALYLINLKLTKGLDPPQSLSPEMIPPSDKQNIKQNNAVNLAADFSAIKELDSLSNEIVELQREKSSVEEEIKEKEEAIRQRSSEVQDLQDEVARENEELQRLQSQRQKVQDALDELDQQKSSLEEQLSHIRQQTSQETKLISSLQSEHEDQEQRISQYEEELVQAREELLALQEESRTLQEKVQAAQEQLTPLEESVHDSFTQVSQVQQKLKDLQVEERSVTAQLSWKRALEDSSPVMVNGSTGHTAELHQGDFLHQDLFQEDQPKELKAEEPATVCTQQKEHSDEKEKEDVKEKEGEEAKREESPKALDDEKQKPDPLDDLYTSLASSDLYNNLPILSKPREGTVRENGSPAPDASSDTIEDPEESPRDSPLKVESPEPESLQEQAESTETTSPPLPPQVGPRSVPPQGSPPSLPEMDFFHSDPFTNHDPFKDDPFGKTEVGDPFGGDPFKGTDPFAADSFFVQTSSTAFAPEDPFSASADPFGTTPGMPEPDLFAAKPNDSAAGPTADPDPFASNPTNPASAPKDLFSSTGNDADKSDPFGGNMNTVGGEVDPFGSQDGGKDPFSSSPPASDLAVKDTAATNDPFAPGGTTVSSTSDPDPFAAVFGNESFGGGFADFSALTKSNGQDQFGLNNKNLFQDDNQPASSDVPPALPPKTGTPTRPPPPPPGKRSSISRTESCDSSHRRGHFLPQTTGDFSSSSSSSSLPAKDPLADPFAPSSPPRHNVREADRFASFDKYPTEEDMIEWAKRESEREEKERLARLTQQEQEDLELAIALSKSELS from the exons GTGGATCCTACAGGCAGCGGGCGGGTGGCGGCAGGTGATGCAGCTTTGTTCTTGAAGCGATCAGGCTTGGCTGACCTGGTGCTGGGCAAG ATCTGGGATTTGGCAGACTCAGAAAGGAAGGGTTCTCTCAACAAACAG CAATTCTTCATTGCACTGAGGTTGGTTGCTTGTGCTCAGAATGGCCTGGAGGTGGCACTCAAgagtcttaatgtggctgttccTCCTCCCAAATTT CATGACACAAGTAGTCCACTGTTAGCAGGAGGAGGGGGCACTGACATTCCCTGGGTTGTAAAA CCCGAGGAAAAGATTAAGTATGATGCCATCTTTGAGAGTCTGGGTCCAGTAGGAGGGATGCTATCAGGAGACAAAGTCAAGCCTGTCCTACTTAACTCCAAATTGCCGGTGGACATCCTTGGCAGG GTGTGGGAGCTCAGCGACCTTGACAGAGATGGCATGTTGGACAAAGATGAATTTTCTGTG GCAATGTATCTGGTGTATAGAGCTCTGGAGGGCGAGAATGTTCCCATGTCCCTACCACCTCCCTTGGTTCCACCTTCCAAGAGGAAAAAACCTGTGGTACCTCCCGTGATGCCCCTGTTACCCTCTCCCCCTTCTGTCAAAGACAGTCGCTCCTCCCATGCTGGCTCTAAGTCCATGCCCCACCCTCCCAAACCCACTCCAGCTCCCGCTCCAGCTCCTGCCCCAACACCAGCAGCTGTCCCT TGGGTGGTTTCACCAGCAGAAAAAGCCAAATATGATGAACTGTTCACTAAGACGGATGGTGACATGGACGGCTTGGTTTCTGGACCTGAAGTCAGAGATATTTTCCTGAAGACTGGCCTTCCTTCTGCCACACTTGCACGCATTTG gGAGCTGTGTGACATTGGAGACATAGGGAAGCTGACCCGCGAACAGTTTGCCCTGGCACTTTATCTGATCAATCTGAAGCTAACTAAAGGCTTGGATCCTCCGCAGAGTCTCTCCCCAGAGATGATACCTCCCTCAGACAAACAAAACATCAAGCAG AATAATGCTGTTAACCTGGCAGCTGACTTCTCTGCTATTAAGGAGCTGGACTCTCTCAGTAATGAGATTGTTGAACTACAAAG AGAGAAGAGCTCTGTGGAAGAGGAGATCAAGGAGAAGGAAGAGGCCATCCGACAGCGGAGCAGTGAAGTGCAG GACCTTCAGGATGAGGTTGCGAGGGAGAACGAGGAATTGCAGCGACTCCAGAGTCAACGTCAGAAGGTCCAGGACGCTTTAGATGAGCTGGACCAACAGAAGAGCTCCCTGGAGGAGCAGCTCTCCCACATTCGACAGCAGACCAGCCAAGAGACTAAACTT ATCTCATCCCTGCAGTCGGAGCATGAAGATCAGGAACAGAGGATATCCCAGTACGAGGAGGAGCTGGTTCAAGCACGAGAGGAGCTTCTGGCTCTACAGGAGGAGAGCAGGACACTGCAAGAGAAGGTCCAGGCTGCTCAAGAACAACTCACTCCACTTGAGGAGTCCGTACATGATTCGTTCACACAGGTTTCACAG GTTCAACAGAAACTAAAAGACCTTCAGGTGGAGGAAAGGTCGGTCACTGCCCAGCTCAGCTGGAAACGAGCACTTGAGGACAGCTCTCCTGTCATGGTCAATGGGTCAACAGGACACACAGCAGAGCTACACCAGGGAGACTTCTTGCACCAGGACCTCTTCCAGGAGGACCAACCGAAAGAGCTGAAGGCGGAGGAACCGGCTACTGTCTGCACTCAGCAGAAAGAACATTCAGATGAAAAGGAGAAGGAAGATGTCAAGGAGAAAGAAGGGGAAGAAGCAAAGAGGGAAGAGAGTCCAAAGGCTCTAGACGATGAAAAACAGAAACCGGATCCTCTGGATGATTTGTATACCAGTCTAGCCTCCTCGGATTTGTACAACAATCTACCTATTCTTTCCAAGCCACGGGAAGGCACTGTTAGG GAAAACGGCAGCCCTGCACCTGATGCCTCCTCTGACACTATTGAAGACCCTGAGGAATCCCCAAGAGACAGCCCACTTAAG GTTGAATCCCCAGAGCCTGAGAGCTTACAGGAGCAGGCAGAGTCCACAGAAACAACCAGCCCCCCATTACCTCCCCAGGTCGGCCCTCGCTCCGTTCCTCCGCAGGGCAGCCCTCCATCCCTACCTGAGATGGACTTTTTCCATTCAGACCCCTTCACCAATC ATGATCCATTCAAAGATGATCCTTTTGGGAAAACAGAAGTTGGAG ATCCCTTTGGAGGAGATCCGTTCAAAGGCACAGACCCTTTTGCTGCGGACTCCTTCTTTGTACAGACCTCCAGCACTGCCTTTGCTCCTGAGGATCCTTTCTCTGCATCAGCGGACCCATTTGGTACTACTCCTGGGATGCCAGAACCAGACCTGTTTGCAGCCAAGCCAAATGACTCTGCTGCAGGACCAACGGCAGACCCCGATCCCTTTGCTAGCAACCCCACAAATCCAGCTTCAGCACCCAAGGATCTTTTTAGTTCCACAGGGAACGACGCGGACAAGTCCGACCCATTTGGGGGGAATATGAACACTGTGGGTGGGGAGGTGGATCCCTTTGGTTCTCAGGATGGAGGGAAGGATCCCTTCAGCAGCTCCCCCCCGGCCTCCGATCTGGCAGTG AAGGACACTGCAGCAACCAACGATCCCTTTGCTCCAGGTGGTACGACAGTGAGCAGCACCTCTGATCCAG ATCCATTCGCTGCTGTGTTTGGTAATGAATCGTTTGGAGGTGGTTTTGCAGATTTCAGTGCCTTGACGAAG TCAAATGGTCAGGACCAGTTCGGCCTCAACAACAAGAACTTGTTCCAGGACGACAATCAGCCTGCCAGCTCTGATGTGCCCCCAGCCCTGCCCCCAAAAACGGGTACGCCAACCagacctccccctcctcctccag GTAAGAGATCGTCCATCTCTAGGACAGAATCGTGTGACTCCTCCCATCGAAGAGGACACTTCCTCCCCCAAACAACAGGAGacttctcttcctcttcctcctcctcctccctgccTGCCAAGGATCCTTTAGCCGACCCCTTCGCCCCTTCCTCCCCTCCTCgtcacaacgtacgggaagctGACCGATTTGCCAGCTTTGACAAA TATCCAACAGAGGAAGACATGATAGAGTGGGCAAAGCGCGAGAGCGAGCGAGAGGAAAAGGAGCGACTAGCAAGGCTAACGCAGCAGGAGCAAGAGGACCTGGAGCTCGCCATCGCTCTAAGCAAGTCTGAACTCTCCTGA
- the eps15 gene encoding epidermal growth factor receptor substrate 15 isoform X2: MTAVGNTMAAPLSLTQLSSGNPIYDKYYRQVDPTGSGRVAAGDAALFLKRSGLADLVLGKIWDLADSERKGSLNKQQFFIALRLVACAQNGLEVALKSLNVAVPPPKFHDTSSPLLAGGGGTDIPWVVKPEEKIKYDAIFESLGPVGGMLSGDKVKPVLLNSKLPVDILGRVWELSDLDRDGMLDKDEFSVAMYLVYRALEGENVPMSLPPPLVPPSKRKKPVVPPVMPLLPSPPSVKDSRSSHAGSKSMPHPPKPTPAPAPAPAPTPAAVPWVVSPAEKAKYDELFTKTDGDMDGLVSGPEVRDIFLKTGLPSATLARIWELCDIGDIGKLTREQFALALYLINLKLTKGLDPPQSLSPEMIPPSDKQNIKQNNAVNLAADFSAIKELDSLSNEIVELQREKSSVEEEIKEKEEAIRQRSSEVQDLQDEVARENEELQRLQSQRQKVQDALDELDQQKSSLEEQLSHIRQQTSQETKLISSLQSEHEDQEQRISQYEEELVQAREELLALQEESRTLQEKVQAAQEQLTPLEESVHDSFTQVSQVQQKLKDLQVEERSVTAQLSWKRALEDSSPVMVNGSTGHTAELHQGDFLHQDLFQEDQPKELKAEEPATVCTQQKEHSDEKEKEDVKEKEGEEAKREESPKALDDEKQKPDPLDDLYTSLASSDLYNNLPILSKPREGTVRENGSPAPDASSDTIEDPEESPRDSPLKVESPEPESLQEQAESTETTSPPLPPQVGPRSVPPQGSPPSLPEMDFFHSDPFTNHDPFKDDPFGKTEVGDPFGGDPFKGTDPFAADSFFVQTSSTAFAPEDPFSASADPFGTTPGMPEPDLFAAKPNDSAAGPTADPDPFASNPTNPASAPKDLFSSTGNDADKSDPFGGNMNTVGGEVDPFGSQDGGKDPFSSSPPASDLAVKDTAATNDPFAPGGTTVSSTSDPDPFAAVFGNESFGGGFADFSALTKSNGQDQFGLNNKNLFQDDNQPASSDVPPALPPKTGTPTRPPPPPPVSNRGRHDRVGKARERARGKGATSKANAAGARGPGARHRSKQV, translated from the exons GTGGATCCTACAGGCAGCGGGCGGGTGGCGGCAGGTGATGCAGCTTTGTTCTTGAAGCGATCAGGCTTGGCTGACCTGGTGCTGGGCAAG ATCTGGGATTTGGCAGACTCAGAAAGGAAGGGTTCTCTCAACAAACAG CAATTCTTCATTGCACTGAGGTTGGTTGCTTGTGCTCAGAATGGCCTGGAGGTGGCACTCAAgagtcttaatgtggctgttccTCCTCCCAAATTT CATGACACAAGTAGTCCACTGTTAGCAGGAGGAGGGGGCACTGACATTCCCTGGGTTGTAAAA CCCGAGGAAAAGATTAAGTATGATGCCATCTTTGAGAGTCTGGGTCCAGTAGGAGGGATGCTATCAGGAGACAAAGTCAAGCCTGTCCTACTTAACTCCAAATTGCCGGTGGACATCCTTGGCAGG GTGTGGGAGCTCAGCGACCTTGACAGAGATGGCATGTTGGACAAAGATGAATTTTCTGTG GCAATGTATCTGGTGTATAGAGCTCTGGAGGGCGAGAATGTTCCCATGTCCCTACCACCTCCCTTGGTTCCACCTTCCAAGAGGAAAAAACCTGTGGTACCTCCCGTGATGCCCCTGTTACCCTCTCCCCCTTCTGTCAAAGACAGTCGCTCCTCCCATGCTGGCTCTAAGTCCATGCCCCACCCTCCCAAACCCACTCCAGCTCCCGCTCCAGCTCCTGCCCCAACACCAGCAGCTGTCCCT TGGGTGGTTTCACCAGCAGAAAAAGCCAAATATGATGAACTGTTCACTAAGACGGATGGTGACATGGACGGCTTGGTTTCTGGACCTGAAGTCAGAGATATTTTCCTGAAGACTGGCCTTCCTTCTGCCACACTTGCACGCATTTG gGAGCTGTGTGACATTGGAGACATAGGGAAGCTGACCCGCGAACAGTTTGCCCTGGCACTTTATCTGATCAATCTGAAGCTAACTAAAGGCTTGGATCCTCCGCAGAGTCTCTCCCCAGAGATGATACCTCCCTCAGACAAACAAAACATCAAGCAG AATAATGCTGTTAACCTGGCAGCTGACTTCTCTGCTATTAAGGAGCTGGACTCTCTCAGTAATGAGATTGTTGAACTACAAAG AGAGAAGAGCTCTGTGGAAGAGGAGATCAAGGAGAAGGAAGAGGCCATCCGACAGCGGAGCAGTGAAGTGCAG GACCTTCAGGATGAGGTTGCGAGGGAGAACGAGGAATTGCAGCGACTCCAGAGTCAACGTCAGAAGGTCCAGGACGCTTTAGATGAGCTGGACCAACAGAAGAGCTCCCTGGAGGAGCAGCTCTCCCACATTCGACAGCAGACCAGCCAAGAGACTAAACTT ATCTCATCCCTGCAGTCGGAGCATGAAGATCAGGAACAGAGGATATCCCAGTACGAGGAGGAGCTGGTTCAAGCACGAGAGGAGCTTCTGGCTCTACAGGAGGAGAGCAGGACACTGCAAGAGAAGGTCCAGGCTGCTCAAGAACAACTCACTCCACTTGAGGAGTCCGTACATGATTCGTTCACACAGGTTTCACAG GTTCAACAGAAACTAAAAGACCTTCAGGTGGAGGAAAGGTCGGTCACTGCCCAGCTCAGCTGGAAACGAGCACTTGAGGACAGCTCTCCTGTCATGGTCAATGGGTCAACAGGACACACAGCAGAGCTACACCAGGGAGACTTCTTGCACCAGGACCTCTTCCAGGAGGACCAACCGAAAGAGCTGAAGGCGGAGGAACCGGCTACTGTCTGCACTCAGCAGAAAGAACATTCAGATGAAAAGGAGAAGGAAGATGTCAAGGAGAAAGAAGGGGAAGAAGCAAAGAGGGAAGAGAGTCCAAAGGCTCTAGACGATGAAAAACAGAAACCGGATCCTCTGGATGATTTGTATACCAGTCTAGCCTCCTCGGATTTGTACAACAATCTACCTATTCTTTCCAAGCCACGGGAAGGCACTGTTAGG GAAAACGGCAGCCCTGCACCTGATGCCTCCTCTGACACTATTGAAGACCCTGAGGAATCCCCAAGAGACAGCCCACTTAAG GTTGAATCCCCAGAGCCTGAGAGCTTACAGGAGCAGGCAGAGTCCACAGAAACAACCAGCCCCCCATTACCTCCCCAGGTCGGCCCTCGCTCCGTTCCTCCGCAGGGCAGCCCTCCATCCCTACCTGAGATGGACTTTTTCCATTCAGACCCCTTCACCAATC ATGATCCATTCAAAGATGATCCTTTTGGGAAAACAGAAGTTGGAG ATCCCTTTGGAGGAGATCCGTTCAAAGGCACAGACCCTTTTGCTGCGGACTCCTTCTTTGTACAGACCTCCAGCACTGCCTTTGCTCCTGAGGATCCTTTCTCTGCATCAGCGGACCCATTTGGTACTACTCCTGGGATGCCAGAACCAGACCTGTTTGCAGCCAAGCCAAATGACTCTGCTGCAGGACCAACGGCAGACCCCGATCCCTTTGCTAGCAACCCCACAAATCCAGCTTCAGCACCCAAGGATCTTTTTAGTTCCACAGGGAACGACGCGGACAAGTCCGACCCATTTGGGGGGAATATGAACACTGTGGGTGGGGAGGTGGATCCCTTTGGTTCTCAGGATGGAGGGAAGGATCCCTTCAGCAGCTCCCCCCCGGCCTCCGATCTGGCAGTG AAGGACACTGCAGCAACCAACGATCCCTTTGCTCCAGGTGGTACGACAGTGAGCAGCACCTCTGATCCAG ATCCATTCGCTGCTGTGTTTGGTAATGAATCGTTTGGAGGTGGTTTTGCAGATTTCAGTGCCTTGACGAAG TCAAATGGTCAGGACCAGTTCGGCCTCAACAACAAGAACTTGTTCCAGGACGACAATCAGCCTGCCAGCTCTGATGTGCCCCCAGCCCTGCCCCCAAAAACGGGTACGCCAACCagacctccccctcctcctccag TATCCAACAGAGGAAGACATGATAGAGTGGGCAAAGCGCGAGAGCGAGCGAGAGGAAAAGGAGCGACTAGCAAGGCTAACGCAGCAGGAGCAAGAGGACCTGGAGCTCGCCATCGCTCTAAGCAAGTCTGA